The following are encoded together in the Saliniramus fredricksonii genome:
- a CDS encoding fasciclin domain-containing protein has translation MRFGKTIAAASAAMLMSVSVAQADDIVDTAIAAGSFETLVAAVQAAGLVDTLKGEGPFTVFAPTDEAFAALPDGTVESLLEEENRDQLVSILTYHVIPGAVMSSDIAGQTLSVETVQGAELAIDATDGVRVGEAMVVTADIEASNGVIHVIDTVLIPE, from the coding sequence ATGCGTTTTGGCAAGACGATCGCTGCTGCTTCGGCGGCTATGCTTATGTCGGTCTCCGTGGCCCAGGCCGACGACATCGTCGATACCGCAATCGCGGCAGGTTCCTTTGAGACGCTCGTCGCCGCCGTCCAGGCTGCGGGCCTCGTCGACACCCTGAAGGGCGAAGGCCCCTTCACTGTTTTCGCACCCACGGATGAGGCTTTCGCGGCGCTCCCCGACGGCACGGTCGAGAGCCTTCTCGAGGAAGAAAACCGCGATCAGCTCGTCTCCATCCTGACCTATCACGTCATCCCCGGTGCCGTGATGTCATCCGACATTGCCGGCCAGACCCTCTCGGTCGAGACGGTTCAGGGCGCGGAGCTCGCCATTGATGCCACTGACGGCGTGCGGGTCGGCGAGGCGATGGTGGTGACGGCCGATATCGAGGCCTCCAACGGCGTGATCCACGTCATCGACACGGTGTTGATCCCCGAGTGA